The window GCATTGAGCTCTTACATGGCCAAGCAAGCAGTGCGCCTGCATCTCCATGTCAGGAGACTGTACAGACTCCACAGCTCCCAGCGCTACTGCGGACTGTGCATTTCGCTCTTGTCATCGGGCAGCACTGTTCTACCATCTCTAAACAAGGCTCTtgtgatcacgttcacagttgCTGCAGTGGCTGCCATATCGGTTATCAATAAACATTTCCTCTCTACCACAGAAGCACTCAGGTTCTGGACACCACTGACTATCTGCTACACACTGCTGGTAGTGTACATGCAAGGTGAGAACCTGATAGCTgcacaatacatttcaaaatgtaGCCCAAATGATAAAAGCAGTGCTGTGTAGGCTTGAAGTGAGGCTGTTGGAGGACAGAAAATAAGAGGTAAGCCTATACAGGTAGCAGTTATTGACGATAATTAGTTAAGTAGTTCCTGTGATGTTTAACACATACATCATTTAGACAGCCCGGTATTTAAAGATAAAGACTTCATAGGGAACCATCAAAACTAATGcggagtcaaatggctgagtggtgagggagttgggctagtaatcagaaggttgccagatcgattccctgccgtgccacatgatgttgtgtccttgggcaagacatttcaccctacttgcctcggggggggggaatgtccctgtacttactgtaagtcgctctggataagagcgtctgctaaatgactaaatgtaaaatgtaatgccaACCCTGCTTCTCTCAGAGGACCAACACCGCCAGGCCAGTGGGCAGGCTGTTCTCAACACAGTGGGAGTGCGTCTTGGGGGGTTAATGGTGCTGATGCTGACTATCGGGCGCTGGGCAGATGTTTTCCACATATTCATGTGCTTCCTGGGTGAAGCAGGCTGTCTGATTCCCACCACAGATCTCCTGGATGCTACATCACAGGTGAGCATGAAGGGCCCATTCTGTCACAAATCACTGCCTACTAATGAAGTGGTATAATTCtatcgtttttttattttctgtttgtgtgtaggaaGACGAGCAGTTTTCGAGGCCGGACACTGAGAACTGGAGGATTCAAAAGACCACAAGCCACAAGAGATAACTATCTGAGCTCAGCCTgctagtttattttttattcaatggGAGACTCATATCCGTACACCGGGGGCtacacatttgtcatgtgaatATAAATGAAGAAAATGTAATACATGTGTTGAAACCTAAAAACAAAAGTATATCTGCAAGCCTTAATAATATGGCAATTTTACTAGCCAAACATTAAAGAGTTGGAGCTACCAGCTCAATTCACTGCACTCTGTCCTCACATTCTGATTCCTCACGGTTCTGATGCTGTCTGTACTCCTTGGCACACCTATAGGCTTTGGTTTATTGTTTTTCTTTAATGAATGTGTGACAGTGTAAGCTACTTCAAGAGCTTTGCAACACAGATCTTTATCAAATAAAGACTTGCAATTATTCACAGCAATTTGCTATGTAATGAACATCATTGTTTGTAGTCCATCCGTTttaggagggggggcggggggcggtggcctttactacgtaGCCTCTAGTCTCATTTTATAACCGCCTTGAGTGTTCTAGACTGCAAGACTGCTTGAATTGAAGTGGGCAAAATGGCTGACAACAAATGTTAATGCTTGCAAAATCACAAAATGGCGTTATACAAAGAACAATAAGTCGATATCAATGCCAATACAATCTATTGATTGAATAGTCTACTTTATAGACACATGGATTTACAAATGATTGGCATAAATTGCTTTATCAAAACATTTCTGTAGACTATGCTAATATCGTTTGCTGAAACAGTAATCATGAAATATGTCGTGTAGTCTACCGACAAAATGCATAATAGGTTAACTTTAAACCAAAAATCGGCAAAAACATATAATTCACGGAACGCCCTATCAAGGCTTTAAGTAGTCTACTCATTTCTACCTCATACGTCTCCTGgcacacgttttttttttaataactaGCCAAGAAAGATTCATACTGTGGTATATTTTAAGTTACTGTGAATTTGGCTGTTTTCACTATCCCACTTGTGTAGACTACTTCCCCGCTTATTCCTTCCACGGCAAGAAATAGTAGTGGGGTCTACAAATATATCCATAATATCCAGAAGAGCATTACCAAGAAACGAATTTAGTTATCAAGTAGTTCCAAAGTGTTTGCTTTAGTAGAAGATTGTACTATCCAAAGGGTAATGGCAGACTTTATTGAGTAGTTCCTTTTAAATCAGAAGAAAGATTTCGATTCGATGAAACGAGACCATTTCCAAGAGGTTCCATCAATCATGAAACTACGATATAGATTTTAATGCGTCTACATTACTTCTCCTGAAAAAAAGACCagtttctttgtttcttttttcccAGAAATGTCTGTTGCTCAGTGGCCAGTCATAGGGGTTTCAATCGCATGCGCTTTCTAGGTTGTTTGTTCGGTTCCTTTTACCGCATTGTAGCGCATGCGTACATTGATTGTGGGCAATGCTCCCTCTGAATGCCATTATTCAAACCGCTTTGTTAACCCTTAATCGGTGTTCTTTACATTGGATAAACTGCCGATATCTACATTGCTGAGAAAATATTCAAAGATTTAGTGGTGATTGGTTGATTTTGATCAGTAGTAATCCATTTTTTGTCTTATCTACCTTTGACTGAAGATATCCATCTTGGACTTTTGGACTTTGCCTGTTATGTGCAGTTAATTATTAAACAAGAGGGCAGAGTATAAGACTTAATAGTACCTGGGAAATTCTTACCAACCTGCTCAGGCCATCGCGCAGGCCCTCCATCATAGACCTACGTTAAATCGAAAaaattaaaatgaaatgtgACACGTTcgacattttgttttgtttgtgaaaGAGTTCACTGTTATTGACATTGACCGTTTTGTTCACAGTTAGTCTACTATCCACAAAGATCTGAGGTCTAATTCATTCCTTCCTAAATTCCTTAATTGTTGGTAGGACTAATCAATGAACAATTAGGCACGTCACTTAGGGTACTGTCATAAAAAACTATACGTCCATGGAACAATACATGGGCTATGAATAATTAATATACAAGCTAGGACCATAGGCTCGCCACATACACTGATAGAAGATTCATAGGCGAAGGCCTTTTCATGTTTTCATGTTATTTTGTCATGCATAACACTACCTCACTTACAATGTTGCTATGGGCCCCATGCCATAAGGTCTACTGTGTCATAAATTCGAAGCTCACACATTTACTGACGCATGCGCAAGATGAAAAACGATCTCATCGAAATAGAGAAAAAAATAGTTCACACACAATGCCACGCGTGCGCCGTATGCGTCTCATTACGAGCGAGGTTGCTGCATCTTTTTAGGTAGCTACAAGCATTCTTTCGACAGCCAAAGGTCGCATGGTGTCAGGGACGCGCCTTGTCACGGGAACTGTAATAGAGCGCGTTCTCGTAAACCAAGATCGCGCTTGAATAGCAAAGAGAATCAAAAACAGCGTGCGAAGATTCAACCTAATGGTTATATTAGGTCAGAACAATACGTCGATGCTTTACATGCAGTATTTTGCTGCGCACAattccattttattttgttttggaaAGGATTGACTATACAAACTCATCTGTATGATCGGGGGACAGGAGCGCACAGTATGGTCCGGGAAACCAGACATCTATGGGTGGGAAATTTACCCGAAAATGTTCGAGAAGAGAAAATCATTGAGCACTTCAAACGGTGAGTAAACGTTGTAGCTGCATAGCCTATTTAGTGTATCAAAGAGTTACTGTTCAGCATCGCGCTAATAAAGTCAAAGAATCCCCCTGTGGTGAATTGCCGTTACCCAGTGACAGTCGTGTCAGCTCGCGCTTACCAGCTCCGACTGTTCACAAAATTGTGACCATGAGGAAGCGAGGTGGCAAGGTATACACCCCCCCAATAACTCAACTTAACCGTTTACCTGTCTATTTCCTTGCCGTTTTATAGTCTTTCTCGTGCTGTGGAAAGGACCCGTCAAGCTTTGCAGTTAATTAGCCTACTTTATAACTGGCTGGCAGAAGCTGCATCAGAGCAAAGCAAGCTTTGAACTTAATGGATTTGCTTGCCAGTGCCTGACAAAGTGGACTCTAGTCCAGTTGTGCCTTGTTGTTAGCGCTTCACCAGATCGAGAGTTTAGAATTCACGCAATCTGCCATTTAATGAGAAACTCTTATCCACGTGCAATGAATGTACGCTTGCGAAACAATAATACGCCTTCCGGTAGGCTGACCAACACGAACTTTAAATAA of the Hypomesus transpacificus isolate Combined female chromosome 18, fHypTra1, whole genome shotgun sequence genome contains:
- the tmem82 gene encoding transmembrane protein 82 isoform X1; its protein translation is MFSFITSFLPNLPEWLTLDANPLESLLQGVVGACGVSILCNLLRVHLFLESERNEDSSEDTSSQKKSSHQGNVTSGIGGTLQFWFLTGIISVVGSRVTSLVVLEFSLRAVSAWFTAGPESSTFLRQQLVQCQFSLGCALSCSLHFLHEGAAQRWLCLLLAAALSSYMAKQAVRLHLHVRRLYRLHSSQRYCGLCISLLSSGSTVLPSLNKALVITFTVAAVAAISVINKHFLSTTEALRFWTPLTICYTLLVVYMQEDQHRQASGQAVLNTVGVRLGGLMVLMLTIGRWADVFHIFMCFLGEAGCLIPTTDLLDATSQEDEQFSRPDTENWRIQKTTSHKR